A window of Phycodurus eques isolate BA_2022a chromosome 5, UOR_Pequ_1.1, whole genome shotgun sequence contains these coding sequences:
- the LOC133402619 gene encoding genetic suppressor element 1-like isoform X3, which produces MQDPRMQSLSLPGQMHPAVPPGAIPEEYLRALRPFATRDDPRLTSVPLGLDTAAAHAAAAAAAYYHSAFLHHPLSLPRMEESLCLSALRSQFYSVPAGGAFPPLHPSGLHLHLPGGRYPGELNHGLLAERLQMENELRRREREKEREEERERELDRLKERQRDRQQQTARAAEGHGYRAEGPPRRAPPPEDGAGPTPDAPDAAEESEHPAFLARQPLPSNLHSSGGSVPLPVPSLVPSHLGKHHAAPGGSGVHGALAPVAMTRRACEEARMKDGARTGHPHQGIREAPPSLGTPPPLISPKAPQTTLWNPASFVERPKPAPPSRPPPCLTRAERPPLNRGEKTEEGAGRRPGAPERHRPAGEEAGSRGEAERDRLARRRRRADDLHLRPRAPLSDPDARREPRRDATPVYDEALRQHRRLLSKLDLEEKRRREAREGGFYYDLNESYDESDEEEVKAHLRRVTEQPPLKLNTSSEKVDFLRTCGLVTLARRDELLQRKRRKRRRMMRERSTSPPPPPAVRGKRKSPPLPGAALTTPYTAEQMDGAPELQEKKDFLRAFELSHVSARQRRDKEKTEELLRAIEKKIVTSDTLRYNSVPPCSSGPPAAPSSSGRSSSTPPSRQSNGHLYPDSPSPSPPCSHKARRAPHDDALRQPLRHGRLVANLKKEPGAGVNGRVRPWETFTPEAFAQHFHRAVLQSTQHKAVSKAAKGDRSPPRDAAPLKTPHPSHAARHLGGRRPRSPRAGRAERLTDEDADEGDASSGEEAEDEEEGEPPRKWKGIEAVFEAYQEHVDEHSVERQVLLSQCKRLEARNYNLSRTAEQLSVTVAELASQRRRVREERERLHAQLQHFRRCLTLPSMHWGRGGHVNARAPR; this is translated from the exons ATGCAGGACCCCCGAATGCAGAGCCTCAG TTTACCTGGGCAGATGCACCCTGCGGTTCCCCCGGGCGCCATCCCTGAGGAGTACCTGAGAGCGCTGCGTCCCTTCGCCACCCGCGACGACCCGCGCCTGACCTCTGTGCCTCTCGGTCTGGATACCGCCGCCGCTCacgcagccgccgccgccgccgcttaCTACCACTCGGCCTTCCTGCACCACCCTCTGTCTTTGCCCAG GATGGAGGAATCCTTGTGTCTGTCGGCGCTCCGATCGCAGTTCTACTCCGTGCCCGCCGGGGGAGCCTTTCCCCCGCTGCACCCGTCCGGCCTTCACTTGCACCTGCCCGGAGGCCGCTACCCCGGAGAGCTAAACCACGGTTTACTCGCCGAGAG GCTGCAGATGGAGAACGAGCTTCGCCGGcgagagagggagaaagagagggaggaggagagggagcGAGAGCTGGACAGACTGAAGGAGAGGCAGCGGGACAGACAGCAGCAGACGGCGCGGGCGGCGGAGGGCCACGGGTACCGCGCCGAAGGGCCGCCCCGGAGGGCGCCTCCGCCGGAGGACGGGGCCGGGCCGACCCCCGACGCACCGG ATGCAGCCGAGGAGTCAGAGCACCCGGCTTTCCTGGCGCGTCAACCTCTTCCCTCGAACCTCCACTCCTCCGGGGGTTCCGTCCCACTCCCCGTGCCCAGTCTGGTGCCTTCTCACCTGGGCAAGCACCACGCCGCGCCGGGGGGCAGCGGCGTCCACGGCGCTCTGGCGCCCGTCGCTATGACTCGCCGGGCTTGCGAGGAGGCCCGGATGAAAGACGGCGCGAG AACAGGCCATCCTCACCAAGGCATCAGAGAAGCACCTCCTTCCCTGGGCACGCCGCCTCCTCTCATCTCCCCTAAAGCTCCGCAAACCACCCTGTGGAACCCCGCCTCTTTCGTGGAGCGCCCGAAGCCCGCCCCGCCGAGTCGCCCCCCTCCCTGCCTGACCAGGGCCGAGCGCCCCCCCCTGAACCGGGGCGAGAAGACGGAGGAGGGAGCCGGGAGGAGGCCGGGGGCTCCCGAGAGGCACCGCCCGGCGGGGGAGGAGGCCGGCTCGCGCGGCGAGGCCGAGCGGGACCGCCTCGCCCGCCGGAGGCGCCGGGCCGACGACCTCCACCTGAGGCCGCGGGCGCCTCTGTCGGACCCCGACGCGCGCCGGGAGCCGCGGAGGGACGCCACGCCGGTGTACGACGAGGCGCTCCGGCAACACCGGCGACTCCTCAGCAAGCTGGACCTGGAGGAGAAGCGGAGGAGGGAGGCCCGTGAAGGAG gCTTCTACTACGACTTGAACGAGTCGTACGACGAGAGCGACGAGGAGGAGGTGAAAGCCCATCTGAGGAGAGTGACGGAGCAACCGCCCCTTAAGCTCAACACGTCCTCGGAG AAAGTGGACTTCCTGCGCACGTGCGGCCTGGTTACCTTGGCCCGCCGCGACGAGCTGCTGCAGcgcaagaggaggaagaggaggcggaTGATGAGGGAGCGCAGCacctcgccgccgccgccgccagccGTGCGTGGGAAGAGGAAGTCCCCCCCTTTGCCGGGCGCCGCGCTGACGACGCCGTACACCGCCGAGCAGATGGACGGCGCCCCCGAGCTACAGGAGAAGAAAGACTTCCTGCGGGCCTTCGAGCTCTCCCACGTCAGCGCTCGGCAACGAAGAG ATAAGGAGAAGACCGAAGAGCTGCTGAGGGCCATCGAGAAGAAGATTGTGACGTCGGACACGCTCCGATACAACTCGGTACCTCCGTGTAGCAGCGGCCCCCCCGCTGCCCCGTCCTCGAGCG GGAGGTCCTCGTCCACCCCGCCTTCCCGCCAATCAAACGGACATCTTTATCCAGACTCGCCGAGCCCCTCGCCCCCGTGTTCGCACAAAGCGAGGCGTGCCCCCCACGACGACGCTCTCAGGCAGCCGCTGCGCCACGGCCGCCTCGTAGCTAATCTGAAAAAAGAGCCCGGCGCGGGGGTGAACGGTCGCGTGCGGCCCTGGGAGACCTTCACGCCCGAGGCCTTCGCGCAGCACTTCCACCGCGCTGTGCTGCAGTCTACCCAACACAAAG CAGTCTCAAAGGCGGCGAAGGGTGACCGCTCGCCGCCTCGCGACGCCGCTCCGCTTAAAACGCCGCATCCGAGCCACGCCGCTCGGCACCTCGGCGGCCGCCGCCCACGCTCCCCTCGAGCCGGCCGGGCGGAGCGCCTGACCGACGAGGACGCGGACGAGGGTGACGCCTCATCCGGCGAGGAAgcggaggacgaggaggagggggaaccGCCCAGGAAGTGGAAGGGCATCGAAGCCGTTTTCGAGGCCTATCAGGAGCACGTGGACG AGCACAGTGTTGAGAGGCAGGTTCTTCTCAGTCAGTGCAAAAGACTGGAAGCGCGCAACTACAATCTCAGCAGAACGGCGGAGCAGCTCTCGGTCACCGTGGCG GAGCTGGCGAGCCAGAGGCGGCGGGTGCGGGAGGAGCGCGAGAGGCTCCACGCCCAGCTGCAGCACTTCAGGAGGTGTCTGACGCTACCCAGCATGCACTGGGGCAGAGGGGGGCACGTCAACGCCCGCGCGCCCAGGTGA
- the LOC133402619 gene encoding genetic suppressor element 1-like isoform X4, which yields MGARSPGPLTPDSLPPCANWPNRPRIPEVEPSVPRLGGGRERASADDARPPRDKRTPPVAPPHPLAHPFGLTPSSVMQDPRMQSLSLPGQMHPAVPPGAIPEEYLRALRPFATRDDPRLTSVPLGLDTAAAHAAAAAAAYYHSAFLHHPLSLPRMEESLCLSALRSQFYSVPAGGAFPPLHPSGLHLHLPGGRYPGELNHGLLAERLQMENELRRREREKEREEERERELDRLKERQRDRQQQTARAAEGHGYRAEGPPRRAPPPEDGAGPTPDAPDAAEESEHPAFLARQPLPSNLHSSGGSVPLPVPSLVPSHLGKHHAAPGGSGVHGALAPVAMTRRACEEARMKDGARTGHPHQGIREAPPSLGTPPPLISPKAPQTTLWNPASFVERPKPAPPSRPPPCLTRAERPPLNRGEKTEEGAGRRPGAPERHRPAGEEAGSRGEAERDRLARRRRRADDLHLRPRAPLSDPDARREPRRDATPVYDEALRQHRRLLSKLDLEEKRRREAREGGFYYDLNESYDESDEEEVKAHLRRVTEQPPLKLNTSSEKVDFLRTCGLVTLARRDELLQRKRRKRRRMMRERSTSPPPPPAVRGKRKSPPLPGAALTTPYTAEQMDGAPELQEKKDFLRAFELSHVSARQRRDKEKTEELLRAIEKKIVTSDTLRYNSVPPCSSGPPAAPSSSGRSSSTPPSRQSNGHLYPDSPSPSPPCSHKARRAPHDDALRQPLRHGRLVANLKKEPGAGVNGRVRPWETFTPEAFAQHFHRAVLQSTQHKGYTLLLLPLRPVVNCKCFVPSSSRGGKRSHILCFRRAKKITNPNKRTDSTPLFKSNKTERKTVNCDSSQVESGYDADLN from the exons ATGGGAGCGCGCTCGCCCGGTCCGCTAACTCCGGATTCGCTGCCGCCCTGCGCAAACTGGCCAAACAGGCCGAGGATCCCCGAG GTCGAGCCGAGCGTTCCCAGGCTCGGCGGCGGCAGGGAGCGGGCGTCCGCCGACGACGCCCGCCCGCCGCGGGACAAGAGGACCCCGCCCGTAGCCCCGCCTCACCCGCTGGCTCACCCCTTCGGACTCACCCCCAGCTCCGTCATGCAGGACCCCCGAATGCAGAGCCTCAG TTTACCTGGGCAGATGCACCCTGCGGTTCCCCCGGGCGCCATCCCTGAGGAGTACCTGAGAGCGCTGCGTCCCTTCGCCACCCGCGACGACCCGCGCCTGACCTCTGTGCCTCTCGGTCTGGATACCGCCGCCGCTCacgcagccgccgccgccgccgcttaCTACCACTCGGCCTTCCTGCACCACCCTCTGTCTTTGCCCAG GATGGAGGAATCCTTGTGTCTGTCGGCGCTCCGATCGCAGTTCTACTCCGTGCCCGCCGGGGGAGCCTTTCCCCCGCTGCACCCGTCCGGCCTTCACTTGCACCTGCCCGGAGGCCGCTACCCCGGAGAGCTAAACCACGGTTTACTCGCCGAGAG GCTGCAGATGGAGAACGAGCTTCGCCGGcgagagagggagaaagagagggaggaggagagggagcGAGAGCTGGACAGACTGAAGGAGAGGCAGCGGGACAGACAGCAGCAGACGGCGCGGGCGGCGGAGGGCCACGGGTACCGCGCCGAAGGGCCGCCCCGGAGGGCGCCTCCGCCGGAGGACGGGGCCGGGCCGACCCCCGACGCACCGG ATGCAGCCGAGGAGTCAGAGCACCCGGCTTTCCTGGCGCGTCAACCTCTTCCCTCGAACCTCCACTCCTCCGGGGGTTCCGTCCCACTCCCCGTGCCCAGTCTGGTGCCTTCTCACCTGGGCAAGCACCACGCCGCGCCGGGGGGCAGCGGCGTCCACGGCGCTCTGGCGCCCGTCGCTATGACTCGCCGGGCTTGCGAGGAGGCCCGGATGAAAGACGGCGCGAG AACAGGCCATCCTCACCAAGGCATCAGAGAAGCACCTCCTTCCCTGGGCACGCCGCCTCCTCTCATCTCCCCTAAAGCTCCGCAAACCACCCTGTGGAACCCCGCCTCTTTCGTGGAGCGCCCGAAGCCCGCCCCGCCGAGTCGCCCCCCTCCCTGCCTGACCAGGGCCGAGCGCCCCCCCCTGAACCGGGGCGAGAAGACGGAGGAGGGAGCCGGGAGGAGGCCGGGGGCTCCCGAGAGGCACCGCCCGGCGGGGGAGGAGGCCGGCTCGCGCGGCGAGGCCGAGCGGGACCGCCTCGCCCGCCGGAGGCGCCGGGCCGACGACCTCCACCTGAGGCCGCGGGCGCCTCTGTCGGACCCCGACGCGCGCCGGGAGCCGCGGAGGGACGCCACGCCGGTGTACGACGAGGCGCTCCGGCAACACCGGCGACTCCTCAGCAAGCTGGACCTGGAGGAGAAGCGGAGGAGGGAGGCCCGTGAAGGAG gCTTCTACTACGACTTGAACGAGTCGTACGACGAGAGCGACGAGGAGGAGGTGAAAGCCCATCTGAGGAGAGTGACGGAGCAACCGCCCCTTAAGCTCAACACGTCCTCGGAG AAAGTGGACTTCCTGCGCACGTGCGGCCTGGTTACCTTGGCCCGCCGCGACGAGCTGCTGCAGcgcaagaggaggaagaggaggcggaTGATGAGGGAGCGCAGCacctcgccgccgccgccgccagccGTGCGTGGGAAGAGGAAGTCCCCCCCTTTGCCGGGCGCCGCGCTGACGACGCCGTACACCGCCGAGCAGATGGACGGCGCCCCCGAGCTACAGGAGAAGAAAGACTTCCTGCGGGCCTTCGAGCTCTCCCACGTCAGCGCTCGGCAACGAAGAG ATAAGGAGAAGACCGAAGAGCTGCTGAGGGCCATCGAGAAGAAGATTGTGACGTCGGACACGCTCCGATACAACTCGGTACCTCCGTGTAGCAGCGGCCCCCCCGCTGCCCCGTCCTCGAGCG GGAGGTCCTCGTCCACCCCGCCTTCCCGCCAATCAAACGGACATCTTTATCCAGACTCGCCGAGCCCCTCGCCCCCGTGTTCGCACAAAGCGAGGCGTGCCCCCCACGACGACGCTCTCAGGCAGCCGCTGCGCCACGGCCGCCTCGTAGCTAATCTGAAAAAAGAGCCCGGCGCGGGGGTGAACGGTCGCGTGCGGCCCTGGGAGACCTTCACGCCCGAGGCCTTCGCGCAGCACTTCCACCGCGCTGTGCTGCAGTCTACCCAACACAAAGGTTACACGCTCCTACTACTTCCGCTACGACCAGTTGTgaattgtaaatgttttgtgcCATCGAGtagcagaggtggcaaacgtTCTCACATTCTGTGCTTCAGGAGAGCAAAGAAGATAACAAATCCAAATAAACGCACTGATTCCACTCCTCTATTTAAGTCAAACAAGACAGAACGCAAAACTGTTAACTGTGATTCAAGTCAAGTTGAATCTGGATATGATGCAGATTTAAATTGA